The following proteins come from a genomic window of Mycobacterium sp. DL:
- a CDS encoding ferritin-like domain-containing protein yields MATPITPTTVTTATLLTQLRSLLDLTHTEIQVAETRVVQARTDAVRTELQQNADNARIRAEAIEKAIRDLGGYPDVIGPFLGRAAAAVKALTEQAEPFDEALLGDLALEGQLLDRSRYVKALAVAAKHKDVEALATRLITAHTATVDWLTTVLAEDALGGPAALRRTPMQAAAGFAVKFVNLPLTWSTRRAERAAEALRSVRPAVSDLVDRGARTSDIATKALVGARDSALETAERIAREQGAGQAADAIHAARSATGILDASELPIAGYDELNVNEAVSAIKELTDPTDIRVIVAYEEANKERQRVVSAAQTRLAAIAQEVVGIS; encoded by the coding sequence ATGGCAACACCAATCACACCGACCACCGTGACCACCGCGACCCTGCTCACGCAGTTGCGCAGCCTGCTGGACCTGACGCATACGGAGATCCAGGTCGCCGAAACCCGTGTGGTGCAGGCTCGCACCGACGCGGTCCGTACCGAACTGCAGCAGAACGCGGACAACGCCCGAATCCGGGCCGAGGCCATCGAGAAGGCGATCCGCGATCTCGGCGGATATCCCGACGTGATCGGCCCGTTCCTGGGCCGTGCCGCCGCGGCTGTGAAGGCGCTGACCGAGCAGGCCGAACCCTTCGACGAGGCACTTCTCGGTGACCTCGCCCTCGAGGGTCAGCTGCTCGACCGGTCCCGCTACGTCAAGGCCCTCGCCGTCGCCGCCAAGCACAAGGACGTCGAAGCGCTCGCCACCCGTCTGATCACCGCGCACACCGCTACGGTGGATTGGCTGACCACCGTCCTCGCCGAAGACGCCCTCGGTGGCCCGGCCGCACTGCGGCGGACCCCGATGCAGGCCGCCGCTGGATTCGCCGTCAAGTTCGTCAACCTGCCGTTGACTTGGTCCACCCGTCGGGCCGAACGTGCCGCGGAGGCCCTCCGGTCGGTGCGACCCGCAGTCAGCGATCTCGTCGATCGTGGTGCACGTACCAGTGACATCGCCACCAAGGCGCTTGTCGGAGCACGTGATTCGGCCCTGGAAACCGCTGAGCGGATCGCCCGCGAGCAGGGCGCCGGTCAGGCTGCGGATGCCATCCACGCGGCGCGTAGCGCCACCGGCATCCTCGACGCGTCCGAGCTCCCCATCGCCGGATACGACGAGCTCAATGTCAACGAAGCCGTCAGTGCCATCAAGGAACTCACCGATCCCACCGACATCCGGGTGATCGTGGCGTACGAGGAAGCCAACAAGGAGCGGCAGCGCGTCGTCTCCGCCGCGCAGACGCGGCTGGCCGCGATCGCACAGGAGGTCGTCGGCATCAGCTGA
- a CDS encoding iron-containing redox enzyme family protein, producing the protein MPILVQPVLPEPRGPISMSVLDLLSERAPLHQLNRVATSFADADPYGVDVQLALYICYELHYRGFADVDAGWEWNPGLLHLRGRLEELVLDAVTEDVGEIDEGATATAELDALCVEPVGGTGPSYHLRDEGTWEQMREYFAHRSLYHLKEGDPHAWTIPRLTGQAKASFVAVEYDEFGGGRGARLHQQLFADLMAGADLDTSYLGYLNDVPGATLAVVNVMSMFGLHRRLRGCSVGHFAATEVTSPPGSRRMAQALERLGAPDDCRDFYLEHVEADAVHEQVVRTDVVGDLVAREPQLDHDVVFGIRAFDVVENRLADHLMQCWQEGRSSLRRSLD; encoded by the coding sequence ATGCCCATCCTGGTGCAACCTGTGTTGCCCGAGCCCCGCGGACCGATCTCGATGTCGGTGCTCGATCTGCTGTCCGAGCGCGCCCCGCTCCATCAACTGAACCGGGTCGCAACATCCTTCGCCGATGCCGATCCCTACGGCGTCGACGTGCAACTTGCGCTCTACATCTGTTACGAGCTGCACTACCGCGGGTTCGCCGACGTCGACGCCGGCTGGGAATGGAATCCGGGTCTGTTGCACCTGCGCGGTCGGCTCGAAGAGCTGGTCCTGGACGCGGTGACCGAGGATGTCGGCGAGATCGACGAGGGCGCCACCGCCACGGCCGAGTTGGATGCATTGTGTGTGGAGCCCGTCGGGGGTACCGGACCGTCGTATCACCTGCGCGACGAGGGCACCTGGGAGCAGATGCGGGAGTATTTCGCCCACCGGTCGCTGTACCACCTCAAGGAGGGGGATCCGCACGCGTGGACCATTCCCCGGCTCACCGGTCAGGCCAAGGCGTCGTTCGTCGCCGTCGAGTACGACGAGTTCGGCGGCGGCAGGGGCGCCCGGCTGCATCAACAGCTGTTCGCCGACCTGATGGCCGGTGCAGATCTCGACACGTCCTATCTGGGTTACCTCAACGACGTGCCCGGCGCGACGCTAGCCGTGGTGAACGTGATGTCGATGTTCGGACTGCACCGGCGGCTTCGTGGTTGTTCGGTCGGGCATTTCGCCGCCACCGAGGTCACCTCGCCCCCCGGCTCACGCCGCATGGCGCAGGCCCTCGAACGCCTTGGCGCGCCTGACGATTGCCGCGATTTCTATCTGGAACACGTGGAGGCCGACGCCGTCCACGAACAGGTGGTCCGCACAGATGTGGTGGGAGACCTGGTGGCCCGCGAACCACAACTCGACCACGATGTGGTGTTCGGGATCCGCGCCTTCGACGTGGTCGAGAACCGGCTCGCCGACCACCTCATGCAGTGCTGGCAGGAGGGCCGTTCTTCGCTGCGGCGTTCCCTGGACTGA
- a CDS encoding CDGSH iron-sulfur domain-containing protein: protein MVEGPVRIEMPDGSIVESDRFMVAICACRRSKTYPLCDTSHRRKVSPGNAAAKNGPPASTA, encoded by the coding sequence ATGGTGGAAGGTCCGGTCCGCATCGAGATGCCCGACGGCAGCATCGTGGAGTCCGACCGCTTCATGGTGGCGATCTGTGCGTGTCGACGGTCCAAGACATACCCGCTGTGCGACACGAGCCATCGCCGAAAAGTCAGTCCAGGGAACGCCGCAGCGAAGAACGGCCCTCCTGCCAGCACTGCATGA
- a CDS encoding HemK2/MTQ2 family protein methyltransferase, with protein sequence MTTAYTDFDAPEVPVGIYPPQQDSHLLIDAIVDAGLASGARVADLCTGSGVVAIAAAEAGAAEVTAFDICPKAVRYARASASAAGVSVQVHRGSWSRAEEFGPYDLVVSNPPYVPHGPADDTDAIPSTAGPARAWNAGSDGRSVLDPLCDAAPLLVDGGGTLLVVQSECSNVESTLSALRAHGMHVDIVAQQYIPFGPVMSARAQWLTRTGLLQPGRQEERIVVIRADAP encoded by the coding sequence GTGACCACTGCTTACACAGACTTCGATGCACCTGAGGTGCCGGTTGGGATCTATCCCCCGCAACAGGATTCGCACCTGCTGATCGACGCGATCGTCGACGCGGGGCTGGCGTCGGGAGCGCGGGTAGCGGATCTCTGTACCGGAAGCGGCGTGGTGGCGATCGCGGCGGCTGAGGCCGGTGCGGCAGAGGTCACCGCTTTCGACATCTGCCCGAAGGCCGTGCGGTATGCCCGCGCCAGCGCGTCGGCCGCAGGCGTCAGCGTGCAGGTGCATCGCGGGTCATGGTCGCGCGCAGAGGAATTCGGGCCCTACGACCTGGTCGTGTCCAACCCTCCCTACGTGCCCCACGGGCCGGCCGACGACACCGACGCCATCCCGTCCACGGCCGGGCCCGCCCGAGCCTGGAACGCCGGCAGCGACGGGCGCAGCGTGCTCGACCCGCTGTGCGACGCCGCACCCTTGCTGGTCGATGGAGGTGGCACCCTGCTGGTGGTCCAGTCGGAATGCTCGAACGTGGAGTCCACGCTGTCAGCCCTGCGCGCCCACGGCATGCACGTCGACATCGTCGCCCAGCAGTACATCCCGTTCGGCCCGGTGATGTCGGCGCGCGCGCAGTGGTTGACGCGTACCGGCCTGCTGCAGCCGGGACGCCAGGAGGAGAGGATCGTGGTGATCCGGGCAGACGCGCCGTGA
- a CDS encoding DUF3159 domain-containing protein produces MTNAGTPIDGLLARAGGIRGLVYTALPVTTFAVVSPAAGLIPAIVAALSAAAAVLAWQVLRRESTRPAVLGFAGVGVCAAFAYVTGQAKDFYLPGIWMYLVMAIVFTTSVLIRRPLVGVVWARVTGRDDTWRRVPRVRLAFDVVTITMAVVSWTRFLVQYYLYDTDQEGLLAAARIVMGWPVFAVTSSLIYLAIRRAVRALPRAAVA; encoded by the coding sequence ATGACCAACGCCGGGACGCCGATCGACGGGTTGCTGGCGCGCGCAGGAGGGATCCGGGGACTGGTCTACACCGCGTTGCCGGTCACCACTTTCGCCGTGGTGTCCCCGGCCGCCGGTCTGATCCCGGCGATCGTCGCGGCGCTGTCCGCCGCCGCAGCCGTGCTGGCGTGGCAGGTTCTGCGGCGGGAATCCACCCGGCCGGCGGTGCTCGGCTTCGCCGGTGTCGGCGTGTGCGCGGCCTTCGCCTATGTCACCGGGCAGGCCAAGGACTTCTACCTGCCCGGCATCTGGATGTACCTGGTGATGGCGATCGTGTTCACCACGTCGGTGCTGATCCGCCGGCCGCTGGTCGGCGTGGTCTGGGCCAGGGTCACCGGCCGCGACGACACGTGGCGACGCGTCCCGCGGGTGCGCCTGGCCTTCGACGTCGTCACGATCACGATGGCGGTGGTGTCCTGGACTCGCTTCCTGGTGCAGTACTACCTGTACGACACCGACCAGGAGGGGCTGCTGGCGGCCGCCCGGATCGTGATGGGGTGGCCGGTGTTCGCGGTGACGTCGTCGCTGATCTACCTCGCCATCCGCAGGGCCGTGCGCGCCCTGCCGCGCGCTGCCGTCGCCTGA
- a CDS encoding mechanosensitive ion channel domain-containing protein: protein MPDMFDPTGHPVVSAAWIVGALGIAYAIGLGLSWTVQRLGRRSAVLHDVAQLTRRPVRATLMVIAASAVLRRVAEPDSGWRAFLDHALILVLIGTITWLLASLASVAERRVIARFAGGDAGLTDADRHRRKIRTQVTVLRRLVIAIVVVLGGAAALMTFPSFSDIGKTLFASAGVLSVVAGLAAQTSLGAAFAGIQIAFSDAIRVGDVVVLEDEWGRIEEITLTYVVVHLWDERRLVLPCTYFTTTPFQNWTRNATELLGTAELDVDFTVPFDEMRAELDRLLQANPLWDGRVGVLQVTDAVDGYVRVRMLVSAPNAGALFDLRCDVREGMVAWLQRANPGALPRRRLEHQSGRDASIAGGAPLRTDRQADSGLFTGNPDAERRGRAFDQTEDIAPDPDREFARVRYDGG, encoded by the coding sequence ATGCCCGACATGTTCGACCCCACCGGCCACCCCGTCGTCAGCGCGGCATGGATCGTCGGGGCTCTGGGGATCGCCTACGCGATTGGGCTGGGGTTGTCGTGGACCGTCCAGCGGCTCGGTCGGCGCAGCGCTGTCCTACACGACGTCGCACAGCTGACCCGCCGCCCGGTGCGGGCCACGCTGATGGTGATCGCAGCCTCCGCAGTGCTTCGACGGGTCGCCGAACCCGATTCGGGGTGGCGCGCCTTCCTCGATCACGCCCTGATCCTCGTGCTCATCGGGACGATCACCTGGCTGTTGGCCAGCCTGGCGTCGGTGGCCGAACGACGGGTGATCGCCCGCTTCGCCGGCGGCGACGCCGGCCTGACCGACGCCGACCGGCACCGTCGGAAGATCCGCACGCAGGTCACGGTGCTCCGTCGGCTGGTCATCGCCATCGTCGTGGTGCTCGGCGGGGCAGCGGCACTGATGACGTTCCCGTCGTTCAGCGACATCGGAAAGACGTTGTTCGCGTCGGCGGGTGTGCTCTCGGTAGTCGCAGGGCTGGCTGCTCAGACCTCGCTCGGCGCCGCCTTCGCCGGGATCCAGATCGCCTTCTCCGACGCCATCCGGGTGGGCGACGTCGTCGTGCTGGAGGACGAGTGGGGCCGCATCGAGGAGATCACGCTGACCTATGTGGTCGTGCACCTGTGGGACGAACGCCGCCTGGTGCTCCCGTGCACCTATTTCACGACCACCCCGTTCCAGAACTGGACACGCAACGCCACCGAACTGCTCGGCACCGCGGAACTCGACGTGGACTTCACCGTGCCCTTCGACGAGATGAGGGCCGAACTGGACCGGCTGCTGCAGGCCAACCCGCTGTGGGACGGCCGGGTCGGCGTCCTGCAGGTGACTGATGCGGTCGACGGCTACGTCCGGGTTCGGATGCTGGTCAGCGCGCCCAATGCCGGGGCTCTGTTCGATCTCCGGTGTGATGTGCGCGAAGGCATGGTGGCATGGCTGCAGCGTGCGAATCCGGGCGCGCTGCCGCGCCGCCGGCTCGAGCACCAGAGTGGACGTGACGCGAGCATCGCCGGCGGAGCCCCGCTACGAACTGACCGGCAGGCCGATTCGGGTCTGTTCACGGGCAACCCGGACGCCGAGCGCCGCGGCCGCGCCTTCGATCAAACCGAGGACATCGCGCCGGACCCGGATCGCGAGTTCGCCCGCGTGCGCTACGACGGCGGCTGA
- a CDS encoding carboxymuconolactone decarboxylase family protein, with amino-acid sequence MTTPQEYIDDMAEKRGYVLDYHKVMAKHDFPVLQAANGVVSAAYLDQRTLDRKTKELIFIVSLTVMRASKGHIQSHIRVALDLGVSSQEILEAIEISLPEAGIVAFQAGVEAWREVVGADGIEPRVLVHEGGAGQSD; translated from the coding sequence ATGACCACACCGCAGGAATACATCGACGACATGGCCGAGAAGCGCGGCTACGTGCTCGACTACCACAAGGTCATGGCCAAGCACGATTTCCCGGTGCTGCAGGCTGCGAACGGCGTCGTGAGTGCCGCCTACCTGGACCAGCGGACCCTCGACCGCAAGACCAAAGAGCTGATCTTCATCGTCAGCCTGACAGTCATGCGAGCGTCGAAGGGCCACATCCAGAGCCACATCCGAGTCGCCCTCGATCTTGGCGTGAGCTCACAGGAGATCCTCGAGGCCATCGAGATCTCGCTTCCCGAAGCCGGCATCGTCGCCTTCCAAGCCGGCGTCGAGGCGTGGCGCGAGGTGGTCGGTGCCGACGGTATCGAGCCTCGTGTGCTGGTTCACGAAGGCGGTGCGGGTCAGTCGGACTGA
- a CDS encoding GntR family transcriptional regulator, giving the protein MTVSELPDGADLPNYRRLALLLAEEIQAGKYGPNTPLPTDTQLMLTYDLGRQTVRRAFQELVADGLVYRVRGKGTYPATRPTKGRAVRSTGSVEALEQWEGTEMEVISPVALQRNTEVAERLELSGPVVARLTVRRWVEGEPFALTEIFLPPEIGNRLVSEDKIPEGRVVGTIVASVGAMAGPVASADETVTAIAVPDALAESLHTTAGRPALRVERVFRNSAGTPLEISVTVHASERYEHRLSIHRAGSHRIG; this is encoded by the coding sequence ATGACCGTGTCCGAATTGCCGGACGGTGCCGATCTGCCGAACTATCGCCGACTGGCCCTGCTGCTGGCCGAGGAGATCCAAGCCGGCAAATACGGACCGAACACACCGTTGCCCACCGACACCCAGTTGATGCTCACCTATGACCTCGGACGTCAGACAGTGCGGCGCGCATTTCAGGAGTTGGTCGCGGACGGACTGGTGTACCGGGTTCGAGGCAAGGGAACCTATCCCGCAACGCGGCCCACGAAAGGGCGCGCGGTTCGCTCCACCGGTTCGGTCGAAGCTCTCGAACAATGGGAGGGCACGGAGATGGAGGTCATCTCGCCGGTCGCGTTACAGCGCAATACCGAAGTCGCTGAGCGACTGGAACTCTCGGGTCCGGTCGTGGCCCGATTGACCGTCCGTCGGTGGGTTGAGGGCGAACCGTTCGCTCTGACCGAGATCTTCCTTCCCCCGGAAATCGGCAACAGGCTCGTGTCCGAGGACAAGATCCCCGAAGGCCGGGTCGTGGGCACGATCGTGGCGTCCGTCGGCGCGATGGCGGGTCCGGTGGCCAGCGCCGACGAAACGGTCACCGCGATCGCCGTACCCGATGCGCTGGCCGAATCGCTGCACACGACCGCGGGCCGGCCCGCGCTGCGGGTGGAGCGGGTGTTTCGCAATTCTGCTGGTACACCGCTCGAGATCTCCGTGACGGTGCACGCCTCCGAGAGATATGAGCACCGTCTGTCGATCCACCGCGCCGGGTCCCACCGCATCGGGTGA
- a CDS encoding NAD(P)-dependent oxidoreductase has translation MTDTSPATLFIGLGMMGEPMVRRYAPTRRTLVSDKSAETAGRVAADNHIEVLADLGELPDCVDVVILMLPNTDVVEKVLLGEGLLSRMPSGGLIIDMGSSEPASTRALAARADELGIDFVDAPVSGGVAKAEDGTLAIMMGGSVPAMNRAKAHVAPLGSRVLEVGAAGSGHAAKALNNWLSAANIAAAAEILSIAVDFGVPPTVMIEVLNASTGRSQATEVKYPKHILPGSYDSRFALDLMLKDLRIGSGLAEQCDAYAPILSTVLQSVEQAQSFYGVPGLDHTELARYYADKNHVSFQTG, from the coding sequence ATGACCGACACCTCCCCGGCGACCCTGTTCATCGGCTTGGGGATGATGGGCGAGCCGATGGTGCGCCGCTACGCACCCACTCGACGCACGCTCGTCTCCGACAAATCCGCCGAAACCGCCGGGCGGGTGGCTGCGGACAACCACATCGAGGTGCTCGCCGACCTCGGCGAATTGCCGGATTGCGTGGATGTTGTCATCTTGATGCTGCCCAACACCGACGTCGTGGAGAAAGTGCTGTTGGGTGAGGGCCTCCTCTCCCGGATGCCCTCTGGCGGGCTCATCATCGACATGGGTTCCTCGGAGCCCGCGAGCACCCGTGCGCTTGCGGCCCGCGCCGACGAACTCGGCATCGACTTCGTCGACGCCCCGGTCTCCGGCGGTGTCGCCAAGGCGGAGGACGGCACGCTGGCCATCATGATGGGAGGCTCGGTTCCCGCGATGAACCGAGCCAAGGCGCATGTCGCGCCGCTGGGTTCCCGCGTCCTCGAGGTCGGCGCTGCCGGCAGCGGACATGCCGCGAAGGCACTGAACAACTGGTTGTCGGCTGCCAACATTGCCGCCGCCGCCGAGATATTGAGCATTGCAGTGGATTTCGGCGTTCCGCCGACCGTGATGATCGAGGTGCTGAACGCATCCACCGGACGTAGCCAAGCCACCGAAGTCAAGTACCCGAAGCACATCCTGCCCGGCTCCTACGACTCCAGGTTCGCACTGGATCTCATGCTGAAGGACCTTCGGATAGGCAGTGGACTCGCCGAGCAGTGCGACGCCTACGCACCGATTCTCTCCACCGTGCTCCAATCCGTGGAACAGGCGCAGTCGTTTTACGGCGTACCAGGCCTCGACCACACCGAACTCGCCCGCTACTACGCCGACAAGAATCACGTCAGCTTCCAGACTGGCTGA